The nucleotide window TGAAACATATTGGACACAATATGCAGGGCACACTTTAAAAATTGCACAGCAAATTGGCGCACAATCAAATAAAGAAAATCCTGTATGTATTATTGCAATTGGAGGCGATGGAACGATTCATGAAGTTTTAAATGGTGCTGGAAATTTTGAACATGTATATATTGGTGCTATATCGGCAGGCTCGGGTAATGATTTTGCAAGGGGCTATGTAACATTTGAGCATGCGCAGCAAGTTGAGCAATTCTTAAACAATCGTAAAGCGTACTCCTATGATTACGGCATCGTTACGTTTAATAATCAACAGAAATACTTCATGAATAACTTTGGGATTGGTTTTGATGCGCTAGTAGCCAATATTGCGAATGAATCAAAGCTAAAAAAAGTGTTAAATCGTTTGCGACTCGGAAAACTAAGCTATCCTTATTTTGTCATACATGCTTTATTTACATTTAAGCCTTTTACAATAACTGTTATACATAATCGAAATGAAACGATTGTTGACAATGTCTGGTTTGCAACAGTAAGTAATCAGCCATATTTTGGAGGGGGGATGAATTTATCACCTACTTCTAATCCCTCAGATGGTCAGCTTGAAGTGACGATTGTTTCGAATCTTTCAAAATGGAAACTATTATTTCTGTTTGGTAGTGTTTTTGTAGCGAAGCATACAAAGTTGAAAGAAGTTAATCAATTTTCCTGTCGTACTATTATTTTGAAAGTTAGTGGGCCATTACTTGCCCATGCTGATGGGGAAAAACAGCTGTTAAACGAAGAGGTTAGTGAAATTCAGGTCAGGGTACAAAGAAATGCCTGGAAATTAGCAAAATGAAAGCAAAACATCACATATTAAGCTATAATATGAGGCATGTACAATATAGAAAAGAGGATAAGTAAGTGAGATTAAGACATAAACCATGGGCAGTAGAATATATAGAGGCACATCCAGATGTTATTATTCCAAACCCAGAAAATTATAAAGGGAAATGGCATGAAGTTTTCGGTAACAACAATCCAATTCATATTGAAGTCGGTACAGGTAAAGGTCAATTCGTTTTAGGAATGGCACTACAAAATCCTGATATTAACTACATTGGTATCGAATTGTTTGACAGTGTGATTGTTTGTGCATTAGAAAAAGTAGAAGCGGCAAATAAGCCATCTAATTTACGCCTATTAAAAATTAATGGTGCGAAATTAGAAGAATATTTCGCAAAAGGCGATGTTAACCGCGTCTATTTAAACTTCTCAGATCCATGGCCGAAAACTCGTCATGCGAAGCGTCGATTAACACATGGCGGCTTCTTAAAAATCTATGAAAATGTTTTAGTCGATAACGGTGAAATCCACTTTAAAACGGATAACCGAGGTCTTTTTGAATATTCTTTAGTAAGTATGAATGAGTATGGTATGGCATTAAACTACGTATCACTTGATTTACATGCAAATATGCCAGAAGATAATATTATGACGGAATATGAAGAGAAGTTCTCGTCATTAGGTCAACCGATTTATCGATTAGAATGTCAATTTAAGACAAAGTAATTGGGATAAGGGGGAGAATGAATGGATCGTTACGTATTTCATGAAATGACACTTACTTGGTTAAATGGTGGTGTCACAGCACTAGATGGCGGGGCTATGTTTGGGGTAGTGCCAAAAGCACTATGGTCGCGCAAATATCCAGTAAATGAGAACAACCAAATTGAATTAGCATGCGAACCTATTTTGATTCAATATGAGGGGAAAAATTATTTAATTGACTCTGGTGTTGGTGCTGGAAAGTTAAATGACAAGCAACTTCGAAATTTCGGTGTATCGGAGCAATCGACAATTGAGCAAAGTCTGGCAGAACTCGACATGAAACCAGATGACATTGATGCCATTTTAATGACACATCTACATTTTGACCACGCAGGTGGCTTAACAAAGTGGTCAGATAACGAGTTAGTACCTGTGTTCCCGAATGCAGTTATTTACACGACGCAAATTGAATGGAATGAAATGCGGGAGCCTAATATTCGCTCGAAAAATACGTATTGGAAAGAGAACTGGGAGCCTGTACAGCATTTAGTGAAAACCTTTGAAGGTGAGCTAGAAGTAGCTCCAGGACTTAAAATGATTCATACAGGTGGTCATAGTGAAGGACATGCTATTATTCGTCTAGAACAAAATGACGAAGTTGCATTGCATATGGCAGATATTATGCCAACTCATGCTCATCAAAATCCACTATGGGTATTAGCCTATGACGATTATCCAATGACAAGTGTTTTTGCGAAAGAAAAGCTATTAAAAGAGGCGTTAGAAAATAATTATCGCTTTATTTTCTACCATGATGCTTATTACCGTATGATTCAGTGGGATGCTTCCGGAAAAGAAATTATTGACGACTTAAAGCGCACAAACGAGGCGTTAATTCGATAAACGACAAAAGAGCTATAAGAGAAGCATTTTGCTTTTCTTATAGCTCTTTTTAATTACATAAGCAGTTTCGTATATTCCGAATCTTTTTTATACTTGGTTAATATCTAAAATGGATCCCGAACGAGCATCAGCCACAAATTCATAGCTTTCTACTTCGCCATTTAACGTACGTGTAATGCCGCCGCGATACGCCGGTGTTTCCATAAAACCGTTATTAAATTGTTCAGTTTTCATGAAAATCCAAGAACCATCAATTGGTGCTTGTTTTTTAAACTCATTTTTAATGTTATCTAAAATATCGTTTGGAGAAGCGTATGGTGAAACGCGATCACTCATTTCTTTTACGACAATCGCTGCTGCAATACCTGTCACTACACCTAAAGCGAAATCTTTCATATTCATTATAAAATACCTCCTCGAAATAATGACTACTATCACTTTATCATACTCTGAATTCACTGTACAAAAAATAAAGATTCGATTTACGAAATAGTTTCCCCATATATATGCTATAATGAAAATAATCTAAAAATTTATGAGGTGTTAAATATGAATCAAGATACACTTGAGCTATTTAAAACATTAACAGAGTTACCTGGTGCACCAGGTAATGAACGTGCAGTACGTAATTTTATGCGCACGCAACTAGAAAAATACGCAGATGAAATTATTCAAGACAACTTAGGTGGGATTTTTGGTGTACGTAAAGCACAAGATGAAAATGCACCAAAAATTTTAGTAG belongs to Solibacillus sp. FSL R7-0682 and includes:
- a CDS encoding YtnP family quorum-quenching lactonase; translation: MDRYVFHEMTLTWLNGGVTALDGGAMFGVVPKALWSRKYPVNENNQIELACEPILIQYEGKNYLIDSGVGAGKLNDKQLRNFGVSEQSTIEQSLAELDMKPDDIDAILMTHLHFDHAGGLTKWSDNELVPVFPNAVIYTTQIEWNEMREPNIRSKNTYWKENWEPVQHLVKTFEGELEVAPGLKMIHTGGHSEGHAIIRLEQNDEVALHMADIMPTHAHQNPLWVLAYDDYPMTSVFAKEKLLKEALENNYRFIFYHDAYYRMIQWDASGKEIIDDLKRTNEALIR
- a CDS encoding diacylglycerol/lipid kinase family protein → MRLYFIINPSAGNGRGEKIWRSFENQLTVPYETYWTQYAGHTLKIAQQIGAQSNKENPVCIIAIGGDGTIHEVLNGAGNFEHVYIGAISAGSGNDFARGYVTFEHAQQVEQFLNNRKAYSYDYGIVTFNNQQKYFMNNFGIGFDALVANIANESKLKKVLNRLRLGKLSYPYFVIHALFTFKPFTITVIHNRNETIVDNVWFATVSNQPYFGGGMNLSPTSNPSDGQLEVTIVSNLSKWKLLFLFGSVFVAKHTKLKEVNQFSCRTIILKVSGPLLAHADGEKQLLNEEVSEIQVRVQRNAWKLAK
- the trmB gene encoding tRNA (guanosine(46)-N7)-methyltransferase TrmB, whose amino-acid sequence is MRLRHKPWAVEYIEAHPDVIIPNPENYKGKWHEVFGNNNPIHIEVGTGKGQFVLGMALQNPDINYIGIELFDSVIVCALEKVEAANKPSNLRLLKINGAKLEEYFAKGDVNRVYLNFSDPWPKTRHAKRRLTHGGFLKIYENVLVDNGEIHFKTDNRGLFEYSLVSMNEYGMALNYVSLDLHANMPEDNIMTEYEEKFSSLGQPIYRLECQFKTK